The Bacillota bacterium DNA segment GTCGGCAGCTCTGGATGGACGGATGAACTTCATCTGCCGAAAAGCGGCTGCCGAAAAGCGGCGCGGATTCCTGGCAGTCCAGCCAGAGGCCGCCCGAAAGGAATGCGCCGGACGCGCTAGAATAGTGTATTTGAGTAGTGCGTTTGCACGAATACGGGTTAGGGCGAGCCGCGCACCGTTCGGGGCGCCATCTCCGTGTCCGGCGCTGGCAACCGACCGACTAAGCGTGGCGCCACAAGTCTTCGTCTCCTTTCTTGACGGCGTTAGGGTTGCCGGTGCTTGCACCACGACGCGGCGTGGAGGATTCGGCCGTCTTGAGCGCCGAATTCGGACAAGGCGCGCCGCAAGCGCGCCGTCCCCGGAGGGCGAGGCCGATAGCCTTAGGCAGGGCCGTCCCGCCGAAAAGTGGCGCGAACTTTTGGCGACATACTTGGGCAACTGGTGGAGGAAGGACAAGAGCCAATGCACGACACCCTTGAGTCGCCTCAATAACTGCGAATTCGGGTGACCTTGGCGACGGCGACGGCTTTGTGGGCCTCGGTCGGGGTGAGGCATCATAGTGTGGGAGATTTCAGCAGTCTCACGCACGCTTACTCAAAAGGGAGGGGTTTCAGGCATGGATGTGACGATAGGTAGAACCTTGCTGAGGCTCGTCCAAGGCGACATAACCCAACAGGAGACAGACGCCATAGTGAACGCGGCAAACTCGGAGCTCGCTGGAGGCGGGGGCGTGGACGGTGCCATCCACAGGGCAGGCGGGCCAGTGATCTATGAGGAGTGCGCACGGATACGCAAGGAAAGGGGACGCCTTCCTGCGGGGCAGGCGGTGATCACCGCTGGGGGTCGACTCAAGGCGAAATACGTCATCCACACCGTAGGACCGGTTTGGCACGGCGGCACCCACGGTGAGGAGGAGACTCTCGCAAGCGCCTACCGCAGCAGCCTCAAGCTCGCCACGGAGCACGGCCTTCGAACGGTGGCGTTTCCCTCGATCAGCACGGGGGCTTACGGGTTTCCGGTTGAGCGGGCCGCCCGCGTCGCATTGCGTGCTGTGAAGGATTTCCTAGTGAGCCCAATGGGACGGGCCCTTGACGAAGTTCGGTTCGTGCTCTTCAGCTCCAGAGATCTCGAGGCGTACGAAAAGGCGCTCGCGGACATCCACCGCTCCGCGTGACCCCCGTCGATCGCTCACATTGCCCTACCGCCTCCGCCGACCCGAGCGCCGCCCAAGCCAACGGACCGCCTCGCGCACACTCACGGCCAGCACGCCGACGCCAAGGAGGACCCACCCCGCCAAGGCCATGTATTGCCCAAGCTTCGGCACATCGGCAACGATCCTCGCAAGCGCCCACGACCATGTTGCAGCCCAGATGACATCGGTGACAACAAGCGCGCGCAACGTGCGCTCGCCGTCATCGCCGAGGGCTCCGAGGACCCAGAATACCTGGCTGTATCCCACACCTACCCAGCGGAGCGCGAAGAGCCCGAGCACGGCGCGTGGCCGCCCGCGGCTCGCGGATGCCTTCAGGTACGCGAGCACGCGCGACAGCGAAGGGAGACGACGGGCAAGCGTGTCCATGAGATGACGGCCGGCAGCGCGAAACACCGCGTACGAGCTAACGTGCCCGGCTGCAGTGAAGAACCCCACCAAGAGGGCGGTGTAGGCCCACGGCCAGCGCTCGGCACGCATCGCCGCAGCCGCGAAGCTGAACATCGCGAGCGAAGAGATGGGTACGCCCACAGCCATCAAGAAAAAACCACCGCCCAGGAACGCAACAGACGGAACCCAGGCGGTGATCATGCCATCAAGGCCCATGGACCTCATCCTCGAATCTCCTGCGCAGCGATTGCGATGAGCGTGCGCCGGGGTTTCAGGTCTCTCCGCGACATAACGCGTGACACGCCATGACCCCCTGCCTCGCCCAGCCCCTCCGCGCCGTCTCGCTGCTCCAGCCTGCCGATGGAAGAGAGGTCTCAGCTGCAAGACAAGTCCCCGGCAGAAGAGAGGTCTCTAGCAGAAAGAGGTCTCTACTTGAATAGAGCCATCGCTTCTTTATAAAGGGACTCCGGCACCGACTTGGTCTTGCCGACAGCGGTCGCGAGGTCAACCACCCTGATCTCGCCACCAGCAAACGCAGGCATCTTGCCGAACTCCCCACGACTGACGAGGTCAACGGCTGCCATGCCCAACCTCGTTGCGTAGAACCTGTCGTTCACAGTGGGCGACCCACCACGCTGAATGTGGCCGATCACCGCGACCCTGGTTTGGATGCCGGTCCGCTTCTCGATCTCGTTGCCCACGGCGTGCCCGACGCCGCGCAGACCGAGCCTAACGTGGCCGAACGCGTCGACATCGCCGGTAGGCTCCTCCGAAACACCGGGAAGCTTCACGCCTTCTGAGACCACGACGACCCCGTACTTCTTGCCGGACGCGCGAAGGTTACGCAGGTGGTTGCACATGGCGTCCAGGTCCGGCTCGACCTCGGGAATGAGCACCCAGTCAGCTCCGCCGGCCATTGCGGTGACCAACGCGACCCACCCGGCGTCCCTGCCCATCACTTCAAGCACCATGATCCGCCTGTGCGACCGCGCCGTATCGCGCAGTCTCTCGACGGCGTCCACAGCCACTGTCACAGCGGTGTCAAAGCCGATGCAGTAATCTGTGCCCGATACGTCGTTGTCCATGGTCTTCGGCACTCCGACGCACGGCACCCCGCGCCCGGTGAGCTTATTCGCAACGCCCAGCGTATCGTCGCCCCCGATGGCGACTACCGCATCGAGCCCCAGCTTCTTTACGTTCTCGATACATTTTACGACGTCTTCTTCCTTTTTGAACGGGTTGGTCCGGGATGTGCCCAAAACCGTTCCCCCATGAGAGAGGATCTCCCTGACGTCATCAATGCCGAGAGGCGCCGCGTCAGCGTTTATGAGCCCAGCCCAGCCGTCATGGATCCCCAGGACCTCATAGCCGTAATCGGCCGCCCTCATCACAACGCCCCTGATCGCCGCGTTGAGCCCTGAGGAGTCGCCTCCACCAGTCAAAACCCCGATTTTCTTGATCTCAGGCATTTCAAGCACCCTCCTCCGCAAACCCCAAGCTCCAAGAGATCCGGTGTTTTCCCACGCCACTCAGGCCTTTCCCGAGCACCCGAAAAGGCGCATCTTCGCCTTCACGGCTTCCTTCATATAGTCGCGGCCCACTCCGGCTATGCGCCTCGGGTCGATCTCGTCGGGATTCTTCTGGAGCGCCTCGCGTATGCCGCGCGTGAACGCCTTGTTGAGCTCGGTCGCTATGTTGATCTTGCATATTCCTGCCGCGATGCCCATCTTGTAACCTTCGTCAGTCACACCGGACGCGCCGTGAAGCACGAGCGGCACGCCCGTGAGCTCCCTGATCCGCGCTATCCTTTCCACGTCAAGCTTGGCAGCTTGGGTCGTCATCTTGTGTACGCTCCCAACGGCCACGGCGAGCGAGTCGACCTCCGTCTCCTCGACGAACCTCTTCGCCTCTTCGGGGTCGGTCATAAGGGCCTTGATTTCTTCCTCGGTCACGTGGCCCGCAGTGGCCACCTTGCCCAGCTCAGCCTCAACAGGGATGCCCGCCGCATGCGCCATTTCCACGATCTTCTTGGTTATGGCGACATTCTCCTCAAAGGGGAGAGACGAGCCGTCGAACATCAGGGAGGTGAACCCGGCAGCGAGGCATTTCACGTTTTGCTTGTAGTCAGTGCCGTGGTCCAGGTGGAGCGCCACTGGCACACTCGCCTCTTCAGCCGCAGCCTTTACCATGGCCACGACCATCTTGAGCCCGGCGTACTTGATCGCTCCCTGGCTCGCCTGGAGGATTACCGGAGCTTTCTCTTCCTCCGCAGCCTCGATGATGGCCTGAACGTACTCGAGGTTATTGGCGTTGAAAGCGCCAACCGCGTAGCGCTCGGCCTGGGCTTTCTTGAGCATTTCCTTCGTTGTCACCAGCGGCATATGCACATTCCTCCTTCTGTCTTGCACCGTTCGGGCCTTCCCGGGCACGCTTGACGGAAACCCTCGTCGCGATCCTGAGGGCCCGGGACATCAACGGTCCCGCCGGGTCGCCTGCGCCCCCGGAAAAACGCGTCGGCTCCTACCTCTCGCCACGCGTCATCAAAGGTCGTCACGGTATAGGATTCGCCCGCCAACCTTTTCTATTCTCCAGTCGCCCTCGTATTCCTTCTTCATAACGGACCAACTTTCGCGCGCCCTCGCCGCCAAGGCCGCGAGCTGCGGGCCCTCAGGCACGCCCCCGTTCCGCCCGGTCCGGCGCCCGAAGGGCCTCAACCTCACCTGCTCCGGCAATGACCCGCCGTCCGCCGCAACACGAACCCTGGCACGCTGTCAAACCCTGTGGGCTTTGAGCATGTTCGTCGTCCCGGGAACGCCTGCTCTTACCCCCGCTGTGATGATCACGAGATCCCCCCGGCTCACCATGCCTAGCGACACCGCCGCCTCGATGGCCACATCGAGGACGTCGTCGATATTGGCCGCCTTGCGCACGAGAGTGGGAAGCACCCCCCAGACGAGGCTCAGCTTCGCGGCGACCCTCGGGTTGGGTGTGGCAGCGATTATCGGGGCTCGGGGGCGGTATTTCGATACCATACGCGCAGTCGCGCCAGACTCGGTCGAGGTGAGTATCGCTTTGACACCAAGGTCATGCGCGGTTTGACACGTGGCATGACTGATCGCGTCCGCGACGCTCCTCGAGGGCGCGACACCCTTGGCCCGCAGGATGTCCTCGTACGGGAGGCCGCTTTCCGTGCTCTCCGCGATCCGCGACATCATGGACACGGCCTCGACAGGGTACTTGCCGACAGCAGTCTCAGCGGACAGCATCACCGCGTCGGTGCCATCGAAGATCGCGCACGCCACGTCAGTCACTTCGGCCCTCGTCGGCCTAGGATTCTCGATCATGGACTCCAGCATCTCCGTGGCGGTGATCACCGGCTTGCCTGCGGCGTTGCACTTTTGTATTATCACCTTCTGAACGAGAGGCACCCGCTCCGGGGGCGTCTCCACGCCCAAATCACCCCTGGCCACCATGACGCCGTCTGCAACCCTCATTATCGAGTCGATGTTCTCTATCCCTTCGCTGGATTCGATCTTCGCGATTATGTGACTGTCAGACCCCGCCGCGTCCAGGAGAGCCCGGACCCGGACCACGTCCTCCGCGGTTTGCACGAAAGAGCACGCTACGAAATCGACCTCTTGAGCCGAGGCGAACTGAATGTCGGAGACGTCCTTGCGCGTTGCCGCCCTGAACCTCACCTTCGCACCGGGCAGGCTCACGCCCTTGCGCGACGCGAGTTCGCCGGAGGTCTTGACCAGGCACACGACCTCGCCATCGCCCACATGATCCACCTCAAGCTCGATCAGGCCGTCGCTGAGAAGGATCTTGCCGCCTGGGGACACGCTCTCGAGAAGCTCGGGGTAATTCACGAACACCCTTGTCGCGTCCCCCTCCTCGTCCCCGGGCACCAGGGAGACGAACGAGCCTTCTTTAAGCTCGACCTTGCCCCCTTTTATAGGACCTGTGCGGATCTTGGGACCAGCAAGGTCGAACATGATCCCCACATGCTTTCCGCATTCCCTGGCCGCATCCCTCACACGCTTTATGCGGGACGCGTGTTCTTCATACGTACCATGGGACGCGTTGATCCTGGCGACGTCCATGCCCGCCCTCACAAGAGCCTCTAGGACGCCGGGCTCGTCCGTGGCGGGCCCGAGCGTGCACACGATCTTCGTCCTGCGCACGTGCATACCCCCTTCCTCACCTTCCTCATAGGGACGCGCCGTATGCCAGTCCCTTCTTGTTTCTCCCTGATACACCGAAACCCTTCCTTAAGGGAAGGGCTTCACACCGATGCCGCTGTCAAAATACCGTGTCGAGAGGGCGTTTCCCCTGCTGGCCCGTCCCGCAAGCACTGGCCCCTCCCGCAAGCCCGCACCGGGAGGCGCCGGTCCGTTGTTGCGAGCAGGGGGCCGGGGCGCGCGGGCCCCAGGCCACATCTGGTGCGCACCAGCACCAGGTGCGTGGCAGGGCACGCAGCCGGGTGCAAGGCCGGGCATGCTGCCGGGGCGGGGGCACCCGACCACCGGAGAGGCAACCACCGGAGAGGCAGAGGCCCGGGTTCACACCTTCGAAAGCATCACAGCCACATTGTAAAGGCTCAGATCAACCTTCTTGCGCGTTGCCGTGACCTCGTCGACGTCGAAAACCCGGATCTCGTCGCCCACCACCCCAACAACCTTAGCGGCTTGACCATCCTTCAGCAACTCAACCGCTTTGCATCCGAACATCGTCGCAAGCAACCTGTCGCGGGCCGTGGGCGTACCACCCCTCTGTATGTACCCGAGCACAGTAACCCTTGTCTCAAGGCCGGTCCGCTCCTGCACAGCCTCGCCTATCTTGAACCCTATGCTCTCATGGTGGGGCTCGTCGGGAGAATGATATCCGCCCACGCCCTCGGCCACCACGATTATGCTGTGGGTCTTGCCGCGCCTATAACCTGCCTTGACGCCCTCACATATCGCGTCAAGGTCGTAAGGCACCTCGGGGATCAAGATGTACTCCGCCCCGCCGGCCAACCCGGCGGCAAGCGCGAGGTGACCGGTGTCCCGCCCCATGACCTCTATCACGTTGCTGCGGCCGTGCGAGCTTGCAGTATCCCGTATCTTCGTGATCGCGTCGACGGCTGTGTTGACGGCCGTGTCGAACCCGAGGGTGTAATCGGTGAGCGAGATGTCGTTGTCGATGGTCGCGGGGATTCCGACCACGGGCGTGCCCATGTCCACGAGCGCGCGAGCACCGCGAAACGTGCCGTCACCGCCGATGACCACCAGGCCTTCTATCCCGTGTCTCGACATTTGGTCCAGGGCCTTCCTGCGCCCAGCATCGGTCATGAACTCGTCAGACCGCGCGGACCGCAACATGGTCCCCGCGCGTTGGATGATGTCTCCTACGCTGCGGGAGGTCATGTCGAACATGTCGCCTTCGATAAGTCCCTGATACCCTCGGTTCACTCCGACTACTGACATCCCGTTGTACAGCGCGCACCTGGTCGCGGCCCTGATCGCCGCATTCATGCCCGGGGCATCGCCCCCGCTCGTGAGAATCCCTATTCGTTTCAAGATCTGGCCTCTCCCTTCGGGCCTCCGGGCCCGGCCGCCGCCTGAACCGAGCCGCCCCCGCTTGCCAAGGCAGTCTCGGGGAACCCTTCCTGCGCGGCCTCGCGAATCATGAACTCGCCTATCCTGCGAAGCCTGGCATAACGCCTCTCGATCAGCCTGCGAGGCGGGATTCCGGCGAGCTCATCTATGCTTCTTATGAGAGCGTCCTTGATAATGCGCGCCATCGCGTCCCGGTCTTTGTGAGCGGCGCCCAAGGGCTCAGGGAGCACCTCATCGACGATCCCGAGCCTCTTCATGTCCGGAGCGGTGAGTTTCAGCACGTCGGCAGCCTCCTGCGCCTTCGACCCGTCTTTCCACAGGATCGCGGCGCACCCCTCCGGCGAGATGACGGAGAAATACGCGTTCTCGAGCATGAGGAGCCTGTCGCCGACCCCTATGGCGAGGGCACCGCCGCTCCCTCCCTCACCGGTTATGACCACCACGATGCACGTGGCAAGCCTCGAGATCTCCTCCAGGTTACGGGCGATGATCTGGCCTTGCCCGCGTTCCTCGGCCTCAACACCCGGGTAGGCGCCGACCACATCTACGAAGGACACGACAGGCCTGCGGAATTTCTCAGCCTGTCTAATCAGCCGCAGCGCCTTGCGATATCCCTCCGGGTGAGGCATTCCGAAGTTTCGCGCGAGGTTCTCCTTGGTATCGCGACCCTTCTGCGTTCCGACCACCGTGACGGGACGACCGGCCAGGCTCGCGATCCCGCCCACGACCGCTCCGTCGTCGCGAAAGGCGCGGTCGCCGTGCAGCTCGATGAACTCGTCGAAGATGAGGTTTATGTAGTCCAGCGTCGTGGGACGCCTCGGGTGACGCGCTATCTGCACGCGCTGCCAGGGCGTGAGGTTATCGAATATCTCGCGCCGAAGCATCTCGGCCCTTTTCTCCAGGGTAGCTATCTCCTCGGACAGGTCGATCTCCTTCTCGCGACTGAAATTCCGGAGCTCCTCGATTCTCTTCTCCAGCTCCACCAGGGGCCTTTCGAAGTCCAACGTGGGGTTGATCATCCCACCTCGTGCCTCCTTTCGTGGAGCGCGAGCAAAGAGGCAAGGGTCTTCTTCATGTCGCGTCGCTCGACTATCATGTCTATCATGCCGTGTTCCATCACGAATTCGGCGCTCTGGAAGCCGGGCGGCAGCTTCTGTCTGATGGTCTCCTCGATCACCCTCTGGCCCGTAAAGCCTACGAGAGCGCCCGGCTCCGCGATGATGATGTCGCCGAGCGAAGCGAAGCTCGCCAGGACGCCAGCAGTGGTCGGATTCGTGAGTACTGAGATATACAAGACCCCTGCCTCCGACAGCCGCGCGCACGCCGCGCTCGTCTTGGCCATCTGCATCAAGGACAACACGCCCTCCTGCATCCGGGCACCCCCGGAAGCGCAGAACATCACCACGGGAACACGCTGCCGCGTGGCCCGCTCGAAGAGGCGGGTCACCTTCTCTCCAACGACCGAGCCCATGCTCGCGCCGATGAAGGAGAAATCCATGACTCCTATCATGACCGGGTAGCCGTTTATGGTTCCCTGCCCCGTGATCACGGCTTCCTCGAGCCCGGTGGCCTGCCTCGTTCTTTCCAGCTTGGCGGCGTACCCCGGGAACTCGATGGGATCGGCGGAGACGAGGTTTGAGTCGAACTCCGTGAAACTCCCCTCATCCAGAGTGATCGACAGCCTTTGGGCCGCGGTGAGCTTGAAGTGAAAACCGCACTTGTGGCATACGAGGAGGTTGTGGGCGAGCTCCCTTGTGTACGTGAGCTCGCCGCACTGCGTACATTTGGTCCACAACCCTTCGGCCCGTTCCTCCTGCACGCTCACGGCCTTTACGGTTACGTACTTCTGTTTGCCCTTGAAAAGGTCCTTAAAAGCAGGCATACGTACCTACCTTCCGAACGCTGCAGTTAGAAGCTCCTGCGCGTCCTCAGCCTCGGATTCCGGCACGAGCACCTCGACATTCGCTGAGTTGCCCATGTGGGGCACGCCCACCGGGCGCAACATCACAAGCATCCCCTCTTTTTCGAGCATCTCCTTCATCATCTCTGCCATTGCCTTGTTTGCGGCGATGTACACGACAGTCCACATTCGCTGTTTCCTCCTCTGCAAGACAGGAAGACGCCGGATGTAGTATGTCCACCCACGTTTATGCTCTTTTCTAGCCCGCCCTCGAATATCCTTCTTGGCCGCAAGCCCGTCAGGCGAACGGACCCCCACACGGCACCGCAGCACCACGGCACCGCGCAATTCAGGATCTGCTTAGCGGCCAAGCCGCCCGAGGCCACACTGCTCAACCCGCGGCTTCGCCCCGGTGCGCAATGCGCGCGGCCGCCGCGCCGGCTATTCCTGCGACCAGGTCATCGAGAAAGGTGTTGACTCTCGAGCCGGACCTGCCCGCTTGTGCGTTGAGCCCGCGAAGCACCCCCATTTTCCTTTTGTCCACGTACCCGAAATTCGTGAGCCCCACCGTGCCGTATATGTTCGTTATGCTGAGAGCCAGGATCTCGTCGACCCCGTATAAAGGGTCATCCGTTTTGACAAGCGATAGGAGTGGCTCCGGCAGTGCGTCGCTCTCGGCAAGCATGTCAAGGGCGATCCCCGTGAGCACGGCGTGCTGAACCTCCCTTTTCTCGAGGACCTTCTCGACACTTCTCAAGCACTCGTCCACGGTCAGATCCGGTCGATAGGGTCTTTGAAGCTCAACCACGATCCGGGCGATCTGCTCCAGCCGCACTCCTCGGGATGCGAGCATATCCACCACCAAATCCTTCACAATGCTTCTCCCCTTCCCACCGGGCGTGTCCGCCCTTCCTCGGTGCGCTACCATGTCCACTGCCTGAGATGCCTTCGCCGAACCGATTTCGAGTCCGCCCCAGCGCCTCCTCACCTACCGGTCCCGAGCGCTTGCCTCACCTCGTCTCGGCGCTCGCCCCCGGCAATGAGCGCGCTCAGGCTCTCCCTTGTTTCCGCAGATACCCACGTGTGCGGAGAAGTCGACACCACCGCTACCCCGACAGGCGTGGTCACTCGGAGAAAGACAGGGATTGTGCCGTTCCCGCCAGCGCCCTCGAGTTTCTTCTTCAGCCGCTCGAGCTTGGCCTTGGTGGTCGCCTCACCGTCCACCGGAATCACCACGGCGTCAGGGGAAAACGGCAATACTGTGTTGGCGAGGAGTTTCGGCCCCTCTTCCTTCACGTCGAGCCTACCCTGCACCAGCACGATGGCATCCTCCGCTATGAACTTGAAGCACTCCTCGTAAACGCGCGGGAACACGACCACCTCGACCGAGCCCGTCAGGTCCTCCAGAGTGAAGAAGGCCATGGGCTGGCCAGTGTTCTTCGTGACGATCTTTCGGAACGCCGTGATGATCCCACCGACGGACACCTCGTCGCCGTCCGGGTGGTCGGCAAGCGTCGCCACCTGGGCGCTCACGTGTTCCCGCAGCTTCGGAGCGACTCCCTGCAGCGGGTGCCCCGACACGTACAGCCCGAGAAGCTCCTTCTCCATGGAGAGCCTCTCCCTCTCGCTGAACTCCGCCACGGACGGAAGCGGGACTTCGCTGGAAGCGAACTCGCCCTTCTCATCGAACAGATCGAAGAACGAGGCCTGCCCCTTTTCCCGCTCCCTGCGCCCGGCGGACGCCGCGTCGTAGGTGCTGTCGAGCACCATGAGGAGCGCCGCCCTCTTCGCGCCGGTGGAATCGAAGGCGCCGCAGCGTATGAGGCTCTCCAGGGCCTTCTTGTTGACCTCTCTGAGGTCCACCCTGTCGCAGAAATCCGCAAGGGACCTGAACCTGCCGCCGGCCGCCCGTGCCTCGATGATCGCCTGCACCGCTCCTCTTCCAACGTTCTTCACAGCGGCGAGGCCGAATCGAATCCTTCCCCCGACTGCCGTGAAGTCCTCAAGGCTCTCGTTGATGTCAGGCGGCAAGACCTCTATGCCTTTCTGGCGGCATGCGTCAACATAGAACGCGACCTTGTCGGAAGCGCCGGTCACGCTCGTGAGGAGAGCTGTCATGAACTCCACCGGATAGTGGACCTTGAGCCATGCCGTCCGGTATGAAATCATGGCGTAAGCCGCGCTGTGGCTCTTGTTGAAGCCGTACCCGGAGAAGAACTCCATGAGGTCGAACACCTGCGCCGCGGTCTCGTCGTCGACGCCGCGCTTTCTTGCGCCCTCCATGAACTTCTCTCGCTGCGCCGCGAGGACCTCGGGCTTCTTCTTGCCCATGGCCCGCCGCAGGATGTCCGCTTCCCCGAGAGTGAAACCGGCCAAGGTGCTCGCAACCATCATGACCTGCTCTTGGTAGAGCATGTTTCCGTAGGTCTCTTTCAAGACCGGCTCCAGGTCGGGGTGAGGATACTCGACAGGCTTCTCGCCGTGTTTTTGCTGGGCGAAGTCCTGGATGCGCCCCATCGGCCCGGGGCGACCGAGCGCCAGAATGGCGATGATGTCCTCGAAGCACGTCGGCCGGACCTCGCGGAGAAGCCCTTGGAAGAGGCTGCTCTCGAGCTGAAACACGCCGAGCGAGTCGCCCTGTCTGAGCGCCTCGTATACGGCGGGATCGTCGAGGGGAATCTTGCTTATGTCAATATCCTCGCCACGCGTGCGGCGGATGATTTCAATGGCCTTGCCGATGACCGTGAGCGTGCGCAGCCCGAGGAAGTCCATCTTGAGGACGCCGATCTGCTCAAGGTCCTCCATGGCGAACTGCGTGGTGATGGCATCATCATTGGTCCGGTACAGAGGAACGTGCTCCACCAGCGGGTCCTTCGAGATCACCACGCCTGCCGCGTGGACCGAGGCGTGCCTCGGCATCCCTTCCACGGCGCGCGCCATGTCTATGAGGTTCCTTACCTTCTCGTCCTGGTCATAGGCGGCTTTGAGCTCGGGGGACGATGCGAGGGCCTTCTCAATAGTCGTCCCGGGCTCTGTCGGAACCAGCTTGGCTATCCTGTCCACTTCGTTGTACGGGAAGTTGAGCACGCGCCCAACATCGCGTATGGCCGCCCTCGCGGCCATGGTGCCGAAAGTGATGATCTGGGCGACCCTGTCGGATCCGTACTTCCTCGTTACGTAGTCGATGACCTCGCCACGCCGTTCGAAACAGAAGTCCACGTCGATATCGGGCATGGTCACGCGCTCCGGGTTGAGGAATCTCTCAAAGATCAAGCCGTACTTGATCGGGTCGATGTCGGTGATCCCAAGCGCGTAAGAGACGAGGCTGCCGGGCGCGGACCCGCGGCCGGGCCCCACGTAGATGCCCCTTTCCCTCGCGAACCTTATGAAGTCCCACACTATGAGGAAGTAGCCAGCATAGCCCATCTTGACTATTACGTCAAGCTCGTAGTTCAACCTTGCTACAAGATCCCCCGCTGCCTCGCCGTACCTTCTTTTCAGACCCTCCAAGCAGAGGTGCCTAAGATACGTCTCTTCCGTGTACCCCTCCGGGACCTCGAATGCGGGCACCGCGGACCTGCCGAATTCGAACTTGAAATTGCACCGCTCAGCGATGGCAAGAGCATTCTCCAGCGCTTCCGGCACGTCTTTGAATGCGGCTTCCATCTCCTCCGGGGACTTGAGGAAGAACTCGTCTGTGGGAAAGCGCAGGCGGTCTTTGTCATCGATGGTCTTCCCCGTTTGGATGCACAAGAGGACATCGTGCACTCGGGCGTCCTCGCGCCTCACGTAGTGGACATCGTTGGTCGCTACAAGAGGGATGCCAAGCTCGCGAGAGATCTCCATGAGCGCGGCGTTCACTTGGTCCTGCTCGCGGATGCCGTTGCTCTGGAGCTCCAGGTAGAAGTTATCGGGCCCGAACATTTCTTTGTACTCCGCGG contains these protein-coding regions:
- the fba gene encoding class II fructose-1,6-bisphosphate aldolase yields the protein MPLVTTKEMLKKAQAERYAVGAFNANNLEYVQAIIEAAEEEKAPVILQASQGAIKYAGLKMVVAMVKAAAEEASVPVALHLDHGTDYKQNVKCLAAGFTSLMFDGSSLPFEENVAITKKIVEMAHAAGIPVEAELGKVATAGHVTEEEIKALMTDPEEAKRFVEETEVDSLAVAVGSVHKMTTQAAKLDVERIARIRELTGVPLVLHGASGVTDEGYKMGIAAGICKINIATELNKAFTRGIREALQKNPDEIDPRRIAGVGRDYMKEAVKAKMRLFGCSGKA
- a CDS encoding DUF2007 domain-containing protein, with the protein product MWTVVYIAANKAMAEMMKEMLEKEGMLVMLRPVGVPHMGNSANVEVLVPESEAEDAQELLTAAFGR
- a CDS encoding acetyl-CoA carboxylase carboxyltransferase subunit beta, encoding MPAFKDLFKGKQKYVTVKAVSVQEERAEGLWTKCTQCGELTYTRELAHNLLVCHKCGFHFKLTAAQRLSITLDEGSFTEFDSNLVSADPIEFPGYAAKLERTRQATGLEEAVITGQGTINGYPVMIGVMDFSFIGASMGSVVGEKVTRLFERATRQRVPVVMFCASGGARMQEGVLSLMQMAKTSAACARLSEAGVLYISVLTNPTTAGVLASFASLGDIIIAEPGALVGFTGQRVIEETIRQKLPPGFQSAEFVMEHGMIDMIVERRDMKKTLASLLALHERRHEVG
- a CDS encoding acetyl-CoA carboxylase carboxyltransferase subunit alpha — translated: MINPTLDFERPLVELEKRIEELRNFSREKEIDLSEEIATLEKRAEMLRREIFDNLTPWQRVQIARHPRRPTTLDYINLIFDEFIELHGDRAFRDDGAVVGGIASLAGRPVTVVGTQKGRDTKENLARNFGMPHPEGYRKALRLIRQAEKFRRPVVSFVDVVGAYPGVEAEERGQGQIIARNLEEISRLATCIVVVITGEGGSGGALAIGVGDRLLMLENAYFSVISPEGCAAILWKDGSKAQEAADVLKLTAPDMKRLGIVDEVLPEPLGAAHKDRDAMARIIKDALIRSIDELAGIPPRRLIERRYARLRRIGEFMIREAAQEGFPETALASGGGSVQAAAGPGGPKGEARS
- the pfkA gene encoding 6-phosphofructokinase produces the protein MKRIGILTSGGDAPGMNAAIRAATRCALYNGMSVVGVNRGYQGLIEGDMFDMTSRSVGDIIQRAGTMLRSARSDEFMTDAGRRKALDQMSRHGIEGLVVIGGDGTFRGARALVDMGTPVVGIPATIDNDISLTDYTLGFDTAVNTAVDAITKIRDTASSHGRSNVIEVMGRDTGHLALAAGLAGGAEYILIPEVPYDLDAICEGVKAGYRRGKTHSIIVVAEGVGGYHSPDEPHHESIGFKIGEAVQERTGLETRVTVLGYIQRGGTPTARDRLLATMFGCKAVELLKDGQAAKVVGVVGDEIRVFDVDEVTATRKKVDLSLYNVAVMLSKV
- a CDS encoding phosphatidylglycerophosphatase A; this translates as MVAHRGRADTPGGKGRSIVKDLVVDMLASRGVRLEQIARIVVELQRPYRPDLTVDECLRSVEKVLEKREVQHAVLTGIALDMLAESDALPEPLLSLVKTDDPLYGVDEILALSITNIYGTVGLTNFGYVDKRKMGVLRGLNAQAGRSGSRVNTFLDDLVAGIAGAAAARIAHRGEAAG
- the pyk gene encoding pyruvate kinase; translated protein: MRRTKIVCTLGPATDEPGVLEALVRAGMDVARINASHGTYEEHASRIKRVRDAARECGKHVGIMFDLAGPKIRTGPIKGGKVELKEGSFVSLVPGDEEGDATRVFVNYPELLESVSPGGKILLSDGLIELEVDHVGDGEVVCLVKTSGELASRKGVSLPGAKVRFRAATRKDVSDIQFASAQEVDFVACSFVQTAEDVVRVRALLDAAGSDSHIIAKIESSEGIENIDSIMRVADGVMVARGDLGVETPPERVPLVQKVIIQKCNAAGKPVITATEMLESMIENPRPTRAEVTDVACAIFDGTDAVMLSAETAVGKYPVEAVSMMSRIAESTESGLPYEDILRAKGVAPSRSVADAISHATCQTAHDLGVKAILTSTESGATARMVSKYRPRAPIIAATPNPRVAAKLSLVWGVLPTLVRKAANIDDVLDVAIEAAVSLGMVSRGDLVIITAGVRAGVPGTTNMLKAHRV
- a CDS encoding 6-phosphofructokinase, yielding MPEIKKIGVLTGGGDSSGLNAAIRGVVMRAADYGYEVLGIHDGWAGLINADAAPLGIDDVREILSHGGTVLGTSRTNPFKKEEDVVKCIENVKKLGLDAVVAIGGDDTLGVANKLTGRGVPCVGVPKTMDNDVSGTDYCIGFDTAVTVAVDAVERLRDTARSHRRIMVLEVMGRDAGWVALVTAMAGGADWVLIPEVEPDLDAMCNHLRNLRASGKKYGVVVVSEGVKLPGVSEEPTGDVDAFGHVRLGLRGVGHAVGNEIEKRTGIQTRVAVIGHIQRGGSPTVNDRFYATRLGMAAVDLVSRGEFGKMPAFAGGEIRVVDLATAVGKTKSVPESLYKEAMALFK
- a CDS encoding O-acetyl-ADP-ribose deacetylase codes for the protein MDVTIGRTLLRLVQGDITQQETDAIVNAANSELAGGGGVDGAIHRAGGPVIYEECARIRKERGRLPAGQAVITAGGRLKAKYVIHTVGPVWHGGTHGEEETLASAYRSSLKLATEHGLRTVAFPSISTGAYGFPVERAARVALRAVKDFLVSPMGRALDEVRFVLFSSRDLEAYEKALADIHRSA